From Dietzia sp. ANT_WB102, a single genomic window includes:
- a CDS encoding pseudouridine synthase has translation MPAPLPVKDGVGPTRLRVPTTGPWASIAEYLVARFDHLDPVELHRRIGTGEIVGTDGRAITSHTALGTHEFVWYYRDLPGETVLPYREEILYRDDHLVVVDKPHFLPTTPSGRFLRETALVRLRIHLENDTITPIHRLDRETAGLVMFSARPDTRGAYQSMFERREVTKVYEAISARPSDWDDHAPSLRGQPLPVVHRDHIRSRRGELRVTVDPELAPNAETHIDVIEAGPSASGRPVLHTILRPRTGKLHQLRIHLAGLGAPILGDRRYPDLLPEAPDDPDLPLQLLSREIAFTDPLSGALRRFVTRRTLRHAPVSGSARNSGG, from the coding sequence ATGCCTGCGCCCCTGCCGGTCAAGGACGGCGTCGGCCCCACACGGCTGCGGGTCCCGACCACCGGGCCGTGGGCGAGCATCGCCGAGTACCTCGTAGCCAGGTTCGATCACCTGGACCCGGTCGAGCTGCATCGCAGGATCGGGACCGGGGAGATCGTGGGCACCGACGGCCGGGCCATCACCTCCCACACCGCGCTCGGCACCCACGAGTTCGTCTGGTATTACCGCGACCTGCCCGGCGAGACCGTCCTGCCGTACCGGGAGGAGATCCTGTACCGGGACGACCACCTCGTCGTCGTCGACAAACCACACTTTCTTCCCACGACCCCGTCCGGACGGTTCCTCCGCGAGACCGCCCTGGTGAGACTGCGCATCCACCTCGAGAACGACACGATCACGCCGATCCACCGACTGGACCGCGAGACGGCAGGTCTCGTTATGTTCTCCGCCCGCCCCGACACGCGCGGCGCATACCAGTCGATGTTCGAGCGTCGCGAGGTCACCAAGGTCTACGAGGCCATCTCCGCGCGCCCGTCCGACTGGGATGACCATGCACCATCGCTCCGGGGACAACCACTGCCGGTGGTCCACCGGGACCACATCCGATCCCGGCGCGGCGAACTCCGCGTCACCGTCGATCCCGAGCTCGCGCCCAACGCCGAGACCCACATTGACGTGATCGAGGCCGGGCCCAGCGCCTCCGGCCGCCCGGTACTGCACACGATCCTGCGGCCCCGCACCGGGAAGCTGCATCAGCTTCGGATACACCTCGCGGGGCTGGGCGCGCCTATTCTCGGCGACCGCCGATACCCCGACCTGCTTCCCGAGGCACCCGATGACCCCGACCTGCCGCTCCAACTACTCTCCCGCGAGATCGCCTTCACCGATCCCCTCTCGGGAGCGTTGCGCAGGTTCGTGACCCGGCGGACGTTGCGTCACGCTCCCGTCAGCGGCTCCGCCAGAAACTCAGGTGGGTGA
- a CDS encoding LLM class oxidoreductase → MTDSPCALSDGDPRELPGFRRTYASGRLTLGLGFPLRTRADLDEVRDPTVQAKIARAAEAGGVAALYARDIPLRVPSFGDVGQVYDPWVFLTHIAAHTSRIALGTAGIVLPVRHPLHVAKSAASLDRLSGGRFLLGLASGDRPEEFRAFGLEQGERGEQFRENLRVMTHALTTEMRGIRWPGGWMHSADVVPKPTATSVPTIMIGSCQQSVAYLAAHGDGWMTYPREFDAQRRTVAHWRAMVAAHADAGAGDDGVDDGGVFKPFAQSLQIDLAEDPDEMASPITFGFRIGRRRLVDHLEDLRGIGVNHVQLSLGACRRPVREVIAELAEHVVPRFPALD, encoded by the coding sequence ATGACCGACTCGCCGTGCGCCCTCTCCGACGGTGACCCGCGCGAGTTGCCGGGTTTTCGGCGGACCTACGCGTCCGGGCGCCTCACCCTGGGGCTGGGCTTTCCACTGCGGACACGGGCCGATTTGGACGAGGTGCGTGACCCGACCGTTCAGGCGAAGATCGCGCGGGCAGCCGAGGCCGGTGGTGTCGCCGCACTCTACGCCCGTGACATCCCCCTCCGGGTGCCGTCGTTCGGTGATGTGGGCCAGGTGTACGACCCGTGGGTGTTCCTCACCCACATTGCGGCTCACACCTCCCGGATCGCGCTCGGGACCGCCGGCATCGTCCTGCCGGTGCGCCACCCGCTGCATGTCGCCAAGTCCGCTGCGAGCCTCGACAGGCTCTCCGGCGGCAGGTTTCTGCTCGGCCTGGCGTCGGGGGATAGGCCCGAGGAGTTCCGCGCGTTCGGTCTCGAGCAGGGGGAGCGGGGCGAGCAGTTCCGCGAGAATCTGAGGGTGATGACTCATGCGTTGACCACTGAGATGCGGGGGATCCGCTGGCCGGGTGGATGGATGCACAGTGCGGACGTGGTGCCCAAGCCCACCGCGACATCAGTACCGACGATCATGATTGGTTCGTGTCAGCAAAGCGTGGCCTATCTCGCCGCGCACGGCGACGGGTGGATGACCTATCCGCGAGAATTCGACGCCCAGCGGCGGACAGTCGCGCACTGGCGGGCGATGGTGGCCGCCCACGCCGACGCCGGAGCGGGGGACGACGGGGTCGACGACGGCGGGGTGTTCAAGCCCTTTGCGCAGTCGCTCCAGATCGACCTTGCCGAAGATCCCGACGAGATGGCCTCGCCGATCACGTTCGGGTTCCGGATAGGCCGCAGGCGACTGGTCGACCACCTGGAGGACCTACGGGGTATCGGGGTGAACCACGTGCAGCTTTCACTGGGGGCCTGCCGCCGCCCGGTCCGCGAGGTAATCGCCGAGCTGGCCGAGCACGTCGTGCCGCGATTCCCGGCGCTCGACTGA